The proteins below come from a single Desulfobacterales bacterium genomic window:
- a CDS encoding cupin domain-containing protein: MSFWDLNNLKLEAFRPGIFSKAEIGDGLIMAYMKIDAHQEDTGHEHSFDQCEIVVKGQIEMFIGDERKILAENETYFAPAGIKHGWKTADRPAMILDVSIKQN; this comes from the coding sequence ATGTCTTTTTGGGATTTGAATAATTTGAAACTGGAAGCTTTTCGGCCTGGAATATTCAGCAAAGCCGAAATCGGCGATGGGCTAATTATGGCATACATGAAGATCGATGCGCATCAGGAAGATACCGGCCATGAGCATTCTTTTGATCAATGCGAAATTGTTGTGAAGGGCCAGATTGAAATGTTTATTGGAGACGAGCGCAAAATTCTGGCAGAAAATGAAACTTATTTTGCGCCCGCGGGGATAAAGCATGGCTGGAAAACTGCAGATAGGCCAGCCATGATATTGGAC